The genomic stretch TTTTCAACCAACATTTTGTGGAggtattttaaaggaaaagttcacccaaaaatgaaatttcagtcaCTATTTTTCTCACTCCCACGCCAATGCCCCCAAAATGGCTCCCTACAGCTTGTCTGCCCTAATCAAGGACTAAtcaagccctgagatcccaaactgacttgaaaagacattatttataaAGCTGAAATCACCACCATAGGCTAAAAGTGTTAGTCTACACCTTGGTGGTGGGTGCCTAAGCTCGACCGCACATCaatggtgtaaataatgtattttcaaatcgATTTGGgttctcagggcttctggagacttggattacactggacgaaaagtgtatggagtcattttgtgtttttgttttggggtgtttttaacgttttaaaagaagtccccatcttcttcagttgtttaggagaatgttgcaacaccgttttgctgtgaagctccagaaatgtccaTTAGACTACGAAACATCATCCCAGTTTCCATCGGCATCGGGGTGAGGAGACAATGAcagaattttgatttttgggtgaacttttcctttaagacaTCGAGTTTGCTTTTATTTCCATTAAAgtgagtacatttattttttaaatgtgtctaacctgctgaaaaaaaaatctccatcgGTTTGATTGATTTGTAGAGACTGGTTTCCTGTGTTAGGATGGGGGATCATGGGAGTCTGGCAGGTGGTCAGAGGTGGAGTTGTGGCCGTGGTGGTGCTCATCCTGTCCGCACAGTCATAAATGGGTTGGCCTGATGATTAAAAGGAAAGACACCACAATGACATTGTTTTATGAATGTGAGCCTTGTGCAATAAGGATTTCACAACAGACCCTAtcagtaaatgtttattttaaatttaaatttttataatgtttttctgtatttgatgCCCCTTTGTGTTGGATTTTTATCAGAATTTAAAAGTTTtgatctttaaaatgtaatactgatgcatgatttttttgtttgcagaaaaatgAGACAACCGTGTCTTCTTTAATACGACCACGAGGAGGCACCAAAGTCAAATCTACACAAGGGCTTTAATCCATTATATAAACCAGCGCTGAGCAAAGTTGGGCCACTGGGCCAAAGTGAGCCTGCTCTATGGTGTATTTTGGATGGCCAGATGtttttagtgaaaataaatattaaaaattattattttttaataatattaacGTTATGCTGATTCTTTTTTGTGAGGTATACATGCTCTTTTGGAtccctaattattatttttcatagcCTGAGCACGCCATGCAGAATGACAACATACAATATACAGAACATACTCATAGTCATTTTAAAAGTATTCTGATCCTGACATCAGAATTAGACCAGTTAGTAAAAGAAACATGTGAAAAGAGAGTTGGTACAGAGGAAACACGACTGAGCGACTCTCACAGACACTCGTGAAGACAGCTGACAGAGGTGTCAATGAATAATGCTTCTTCTTATAGCTTGGTTTCCTGTTTACTTCTCTCATCACTCACACTGTATACAGCACTGACAGGTATGAAGCTTCCCACAGCCATAATGCAAGAATAAAGCTTGTTTAGTTTTGACCTCTATGGATGTAGGAAAGCAAAGATAAGCACTTAATACACATTCATTGACTACAAACCCACAGTAAGCTGCCATAAAAGCATTTGTACATGCTGTAACCACACTCACCATCCATCATGGTTGCAGAAAGTGTGCTCAAGACTTTTCAAAATAACAGAGGGGATTAGAGGGGATTATGAGATGTTTTCCTTCtgaagcagtgttgtaaaagtacccaaagtcatactcgagtaaatgtaaaGATAGCCTACTGTTTTATAATATTACGTTGGAAACAGTGAAAGCTGATCATAGGAatagtagttgagtaaaagtcttacagaatctgatattaaatgatatcagaaatacaagaaaaagtAAATTATGGGAATACTCCAtaagtaaccctaaccctaaccctaacccataccTAAAAatcgtacttgagtaaatttactttgttacatcccatcactgtTATGAAGTATTACGATCACACTTGTAATGTCCAGTGTCTTTTTGTAGTATTAATACTTACTGTATATTCATTTTACTGATTATTggatcagatattcagcataTTTCTGATTACCAGAATgccaattaaatacatttaaaaatgccttatattggctctgatgcagcatgcagtctgcaaagtaactagtaactcaaGTTATCATATAAATGTAATAGAGTAAAaacaagggttagggttagaacaCAACATCCCATGTGTTTCTTACCTTGCATATTAATGACATAGAtgcagctgctgtctgcagtcATCAGAACCTGCACAGAGAGGACATCACTCCTCTGACTGCTTACGTCATTCCTGGCGATACAGTAGAAATCGCTGTCCTCGCCCAATGAGCCACAGTGTAAGTGTAAGTCTGACGAGTGGTGAAGCAGGACGTCCTCGTGGTGAGTGTTTTGAAACCAGGTGTAACGAACAGCAGTGCCCTCTGTGCAGCCACAGCGCACCGTCACTGGCTGCCCCCAGCATGTCGGCCTGTCCACCAGAGGGCCCAAGGGCCAAAGTCTGGGTTTAGATACTGGAACTGGCGCAGAGAAGGAGGTCATATATTTAAATCCATTCAGCTTGACAGTGTTAAGACCCTTACAAACAAGGACTATTCAAGTGTGCTATTACTATACTTAAAAATAAGTTCAGTTTACTTTTTGTGTACTTAAGAGATACTTAACAAAGTCAAACTTGGGAAATATATTAGAACTGTACTTAAGTTTACTTGATGAATGAACTTGAGTATACTTCTTTTTTGTAagggtgaaaaatgtccataaatGTTATTATAAGCAGtacacaaattcaaattcaaattcaaaggggctttattggcatgaaagtttaacaacaatgttgccaaagcatcaaaacacaacttgtccaaacattcggacagaacataacaaataacaacacaaacacaacaccaagattgatttacattaattatatatacagtatatacagtgtgtgtgtgtgtgtgtgtgtgtgtgtgagtcactcACATACATTACACATTTTCCAAGCTAATCATGAAACAGTTGTGCTTTATTCTTACCTTCAGTGACGACCACTTTAACTGAAGTCATGATGTCAGAATACGGTCTGTCAATCCCAACCCAGTACACTCCGCTGTCGTCAAATCTCAGATCTGTGACTTTCATAAACAACCCTCTTCTTCCTGCATCTACAATGTGGGACCTGTGTCTATTTTTAGTTCTAGCACTATTTTCTGAATCCACCACAATCTCACACGTGCTTCTGGAGTCTCCTCGGCACCAGTACTTTTTACTGAACCGGAAATGGTTTGCGTCATACGTGCAGATAAGAAGGAATTCACCTCCAATATGTGCTGTGATCTTCCCCTTATCACACTGGAGCTGGAGActtgctgaaaataaaaataaaaaaatggagtCCAATCAGAATGAAACTTCTCATAGCCACAACAATCagagaaatattattttcaatgtTCAATTTCCTTTTaactgatttcatttcatttttcgACCCAAATTCGAATATTAATCTTGTAAACTGCTTAAGAGTTTTCAAGCCTTAACTTGTGAAACTTTCCATGTAGAGTAAATACTTCATTATATTCCGCTGTCGtgtacaaaacaaataattctACATGTCAGGCAGATCACACACAAGCCACAGATGAAAAATCAATGATTGAGaatacaacatgaaaaaaacatttccaaaattcATGCAATCGAAAATGGAACCGCTCAAGTTTGCCTGTGTTCATTCAATCAATCTATGAATTTTCCAGTTaatgattacatttatattatcaGAATTAATAAGTAGTTACAGCTACtgttacattttatgttattaataCATATATTTGCAAAGTTTCGTCCTTATCAATGTAAATTACATCTTATTTTCCATTTTAGAAAAGGAATAGAATTAGTTTCCCTTTCAGAAATTgtatatcaaataaaaagagcATTATGAtgattaatgttaatgtaaatgAGCTCACTCACCATGAAAAAGCACAATCAGACAAAGCGTCTTCATTTTGATGTCAGCAGCTAGAGAATGAAACTTTAACAACCATAATCAAAACTCAGGAAACAGCAGAGATGGACTGTGGTGATCTCAGCTTCCTGTAGGTGCACTGTGGTGTACAGACGCGCTCTGTATGCCGTGCCGCGAAAACACAAACGATTTACCAGAAGGCCACAGTTATTTCAGGTTATGCCATTTATGAAAGCCCCTTAATAAGAAGAACCTTGCTTTCATTTCTGGAATGctttcgctgtgaagctccagatgtgttttgtggactatgaaacttcatctgacttccCATCTGTAGATAGTgtctgagttttcattttttgggtgaacttatcctttcaTGAGATataaaagcatcaaacatgcactGTAGATGAATGAGATGCATACACTGACATATACAATAACATAATGAAAAAAGCAAGTGCATGATGCAGGGATTGTAAACAACCATTGTGATTTGTTCTATTCCCTCtacctcattaaaaaaaatattggatCTGATAGTTGGTCAGACAGATAAtcatatacagtgtatacatacatgtaaatatatgtttatgtatgtactTCTACTTGCACACTGCAAACGCAGATTTAGTTCAAATTAAACTTTATGAGCGCTCGTTAATTAGTCTTTTATTTAAACCCCCTCTGCCATCTCAAAATCAAATTAGTTGTTTGCATTCATCAGATGAAATATGCAGTACAATGATCATGTTAAGCACATATTACTTAGTATGTTAAGTTTATGTAAAGGAAGGGAGGGGCCTGATCCGCAGCAAATTAGtagacttcccagcatgcattgttaaATGACAGTAAAACCTCCCCCGAGACCTTTCTTTTTTATAGTTTGAAGAAAAATATATGATTGAAACTTGATGCGTGCTTTTAATACATTTCACGATAAGTCATGGTTTTTTGTACGAAAATGAAGACATCGCTTACCATGATAGAGGTTATTATTGAATTCAGTAATAATTAGAGA from Pagrus major chromosome 7, Pma_NU_1.0 encodes the following:
- the LOC140999615 gene encoding uncharacterized protein, encoding MKVTDLRFDDSGVYWVGIDRPYSDIMTSVKVVVTEVPVSKPRLWPLGPLVDRPTCWGQPVTVRCGCTEGTAVRYTWFQNTHHEDVLLHHSSDLHLHCGSLGEDSDFYCIARNDVSSQRSDVLSVQVLMTADSSCIYVINMQGQPIYDCADRMSTTTATTPPLTTCQTPMIPHPNTGNQSLQINQTDGDFFFSRAWTGEPFWYLLLRWGSFALLLIFLCIVIECTKARKKRVKRRRGARFKRMPHLAK